The window ACATCGGCGGCGGTCACCTGGTACACGGTGGAGGTGACGGTGGCCTCGGTGACGCCGTAGCCGTTCAGCACGGTGGTGTGCTCGATCAGGTCCGCGAGCGCCCGGGCGGGCAGCCGCTCGCCGCCGAGCACGAGCAGCCGGGGCGACCAGCGGTCGTCGCGCAGCGCCTCGCACAGGTCCTCGCGGACGGCGAGCAGGTAGCTGGTCGGCAGGTTGGCGACGGTGACGCCGCGGGCGGCGAGGACGGCCACCAGCTCGGGCCCGGTGGGCACCTCGCGCTGCGGCACGACCAGGGCGGCGCCCACGGCGAGCGCGGGCAGCACCTCCTCCAGCGCCACGTCGAAGGACGGCCGGGCGAACAGCAGCACCCGGTCGGCGGAGGTGAGTTCGTAGCGCGCGGCGATCGCGGCGACGTAGCCGGCGAGCGCCGCACGGCCGACCCGGACGGGCTTGGGCACACCGGTGGAGCCGGAGGTGTGGATCAGGTAGGCGGCGCCGTCCAGGGCCTCGGCGGGCTCGGCCTTCGGGAACGCCGGGCCGTCCAGGAGCGCCGGGGTGACACCCTCGGCGGGCAGCGCGAGGGCGCTTTGCCGGGTGGCCAGGACGAGGGCCGGGCTCAGCCGCTCCAGCAGCAGGCCGAGCCGGGCGGCCGGGTCCTCGGTGGACAGCGGCGCGTAGACGGCGCCGTGACGCAGGCAGGCGAGCAGGGCGACCACGCTGTCCGCGCCGCGCGGCAGGACGGTGGCCACCGGCTGACCCGGGGCGACCCCGGCGGCGCGCAGCCGCTCGACCAGCGCGGCGACGCGGCGGTCGAGTTCGCCGTAGCTGATCCGCTCGCTGCCGGCCAGCAGGGCGAGTGCGCTCGGATCGTGGGCGGCGGCCGGGTCGAGCAACGCCGGGGCGTCGGCGGGCACGGCCGGGGCGTCCGCGGGCGCGGTGGCGGGCGGCTCTGCCGCGGGCGCCGGGGCCAGCTCGGCGATCGGCGCCAGCGGGCGGTCGAGGTAGCAGCGCAGCAGCTCCAGCAGCCGCTCGGACAGCAGCACGGCCTCGGACTCGCGGAACAGGTCCGCGTCGTAGTCCCAGACCAGGGTCATGCCGGCGACGCCGTGCTTCTCGCCGACCACCCGGCGGTCGTCGGGCAGCAGCACCAGGTCGAGGTCGAAGCGGGTGGTGCCGGTGTTGAAGCCCTCGTACAGCGAGACCTCCAGCCCGGGAGCCTGGACGTCCGGCAGCGCCGCGTCGTGCGCGCTGAACATCACGTTCCACAGCGGGTTGTCGGCGCCGCTGGTGTGCAGGCCCAGGCGGCGGGTCAGCTCCTGCACCGGCAGGTCCTGGTACGGCAGCGCGCGCATCAGGACGTCGGTCACCTCGTCCACCGCCTCGGTGCCGGGCGCGGCGGGACCGAGCCGCAGGCGCAGCGGCACGGTGTTCACGAACATGCCGACGGTGCCCTCGAAGCCCTCCGGGCGGTTGCCGACGGCGGTGCCGACCACGAGCTCGCGGTGCCCGCTGTGCCTGCGCAGCAGCTCGGCGAGCAGGGCGAGCATGGTGCTGAACGGGGTGTGGCCGTCCGCCTTGCTGCGCTCGCGCAGCCGCTCGGCCAGGTCGGCGCCGATCGACTGGCGCAGCTGGCCGCCCCGGTGACGGCGCTCGGCGCCCGGCCGGGCCAGCCCGGGCAGCGTGACCTCGCGCGGCGCGTCGGCCAGCTCCTTGGTCCAGAAGTCGAGTGCGCGCTCGCGGGACACGTCGGCGGCGGTCCGCGCGTGCTCCTCGTACGAGGGGGCGGCGGGCAGCTCGTAGGGCTCGCCGAGGACCTGGGCGCGGTAGACGGTGAACAGGTCGCGCAGCAGGATCGCGAAGGAGTGGCCGTCGTGGACGAGGTGGTGCTCGACGTGGATCAGCCGGTGGTGCTGCTCGGCGATCCGGACCAGGTGCCAGCGCAGCACCGGCGCCCGCTCGGTGTCCACCGGCTCCTCGGCCTCGGCGGCGAGCAGTCGCCGGAAGGCGGCGTCCGGGTCGTCCTCGGCGGTGAAGTCGCTGTGGCGCAGCTCCGGCCGACACCCCTCGGCGACCCGCTGGCCGGGCAGGCCCTCGGGCCGGGGCACCAACTCCAGGCGCAGGCCCGGGTGGTGGTCCAGGACGGCGGTCAGACCCGCGTGCAGCGCGTCCCGGTCGAGGGTGCCGTACAGGTCGAGGACGGCGGTGAAGTTGTAGGCGCGGCTGCCCGGCAGCATCTGTTCGTGCAGCCAGACGATCTCTTGCGACGGAGAGAGTGCGAACATGGGCGGTTCCCTTGTGTGGTGGGCTTGTCGGCACGTCGGTGGTGGCGCCGGCGGCGGGCGTGGGGTGGTCCCGGTCCGGCTGGTGACCGGGGCGCACCGAGGTGACGGTGCGGTCCCGGGTCGGGGCATCTGCACGGTCGGGCCCGTCAGGGCCCGCGCGTCCAGGCGCGGTGGATCCGGCGAGGCGGATCCGGTGGGGGAGCTCAGGCCCGCGCGGGAGGGCGCGGGAGGTCGGGCCGTGGGGGCCGGCAACGGGCTGTCGGGCCGTGCGAGGTCGGGCCGTGGGAGGTCGGGCCCTCGCGGTGGGGCGCGGGAGCGGTGCGGCACGGGAGCGGTGGGGCGCGGGAGCGGCGCGGCGCGAGCCCCGGCCGGGGAGGGCGCGTTCGGACCCGGCGGCCCGGCTGTGGGAGTCCCG of the Kitasatospora sp. NBC_01246 genome contains:
- a CDS encoding non-ribosomal peptide synthetase; this encodes MFALSPSQEIVWLHEQMLPGSRAYNFTAVLDLYGTLDRDALHAGLTAVLDHHPGLRLELVPRPEGLPGQRVAEGCRPELRHSDFTAEDDPDAAFRRLLAAEAEEPVDTERAPVLRWHLVRIAEQHHRLIHVEHHLVHDGHSFAILLRDLFTVYRAQVLGEPYELPAAPSYEEHARTAADVSRERALDFWTKELADAPREVTLPGLARPGAERRHRGGQLRQSIGADLAERLRERSKADGHTPFSTMLALLAELLRRHSGHRELVVGTAVGNRPEGFEGTVGMFVNTVPLRLRLGPAAPGTEAVDEVTDVLMRALPYQDLPVQELTRRLGLHTSGADNPLWNVMFSAHDAALPDVQAPGLEVSLYEGFNTGTTRFDLDLVLLPDDRRVVGEKHGVAGMTLVWDYDADLFRESEAVLLSERLLELLRCYLDRPLAPIAELAPAPAAEPPATAPADAPAVPADAPALLDPAAAHDPSALALLAGSERISYGELDRRVAALVERLRAAGVAPGQPVATVLPRGADSVVALLACLRHGAVYAPLSTEDPAARLGLLLERLSPALVLATRQSALALPAEGVTPALLDGPAFPKAEPAEALDGAAYLIHTSGSTGVPKPVRVGRAALAGYVAAIAARYELTSADRVLLFARPSFDVALEEVLPALAVGAALVVPQREVPTGPELVAVLAARGVTVANLPTSYLLAVREDLCEALRDDRWSPRLLVLGGERLPARALADLIEHTTVLNGYGVTEATVTSTVYQVTAADVAEDAEVPLGTELDGVRMYVLDDTLRPLPAGCVGELVVAGPMLADGYLGLPEPTAARFVSVPALDGARVYRTGDRGYRDLDGRLCFLGRADNQVKLRGHRIELEEIEAAASAELGGRSCAVVLHTDPQTGPRLLGFLEGTDRPDQAGLHEALARRLPGGLVPASWTAVAAMPTLPGGKPDRAALARLADEAEEAADAETVPSAFADPAQELIAAAWREVLGHDRFSADSHFFEVGGHSLLAAQLAAHLEPHLGSRPPLRTLFRHAVLADQARALIGQK